The genomic segment AGTTGCGGTCGAAGTAAAGCAGTGCATTGCCATCCGCCCGCGAGCGAATGCCAATGACCTGGCCGATGAAGATATGGTGCGTGCCGACCAGGCGCGCCTCGGCGAGCCGGCAGTCGAAGGAGACCATGGCGCCGGCCAGTGCCTGGGTTCCCGATGGCATATCGACCCATTCCGCCGCGGCATACCGGGCCGCCATATCCGCTTGGCGGCCGGCGAAATAGCCGGCCAGCTCCTGGTGATCATCTGCGAGTACGTTGACGCAAAAGCGGTGGTTTTCGAGAAAGACGCCGCATTGGGCTGAGCGGCCGTTCATGCAAACGAGCAGTGTCGGCGGTTCGTCGGTGACGCTGCACATGGCGGTGGCGGTGAATCCGCCGCGCCCGGCGGGTCCGTTGGTGGTGATGACGTTGACCGGGGCGCAGACCCTGGCCATCGCATTGCGGAACTCGGTTTTCGAGACTTGCTCCTCCATGGTCGTCGCCTCATTCGGCCGCGTTACGCACGGGAGACGCTGCATCGAGCGGCGGCAGCCAGGTGTCACTGGTCCAGCCATTTTCGTCGTAGTCGCTCATGCATTGGTCGACGAGCGCTTCCATCTCCTTCAGCCGTCCGCCGCGCTCGGCGCCCTTCAGCACCTGCAGCCGGACTTCCTCAGGCGCGCCGGCATAGTTGAGTTCGTAGAGCGCGTGACGCCCGCCGAATTCGGTGCCGGTCGCATCCCAAAGCAGTTTCATGATCTTGATGCGCTCGATATGGCCCATGTCGTTGGAGCCGCGCACATATTGGGCGAGATAGCGGTCGATCTCGGGATTGCCGAAATCCTTGGTGGAGGAGGGGAGATAGATCAGCCCCGAGGCTACGACTTTGCGCACCGTCTCGATGACGCGCGGATAGGCCTCCGACATGAAGGTGCGGTAGGAAAGCGCCGCTTCCATGTTGGGCAGCACGGCGCCGTTCGCCCATGGTTGCGGATTGTGGGCCATGGCGTTGGAAAAGGACCAGAACATGTGGCGCAGCGCAATGACCTCGCCGAGCGCCGCCTGATTGCCGCGG from the Rhizobium sp. NZLR1 genome contains:
- a CDS encoding flavin reductase yields the protein MEEQVSKTEFRNAMARVCAPVNVITTNGPAGRGGFTATAMCSVTDEPPTLLVCMNGRSAQCGVFLENHRFCVNVLADDHQELAGYFAGRQADMAARYAAAEWVDMPSGTQALAGAMVSFDCRLAEARLVGTHHIFIGQVIGIRSRADGNALLYFDRNYINVPTQVGSFGG